The Thermoanaerobaculales bacterium sequence TCGCACATTATTGCGATGCAATCTCGAAGATCGACTATTTCAGCAGCCTGCTAGGATCTAGGATCTCGGAGGGGCGAGGTCGGCCAGAGCCAGGGAGTGGAAGCGGCGGCGCAGCGGGTGCAGGTCGACCGGTTGGTGGCCGGGGTGGTGGCGGTTGGCGAGCAGCACCAGCACCGACCGCCGCCGCGGATCGACCCACACCGAGCTGCCGGTGAAGCCGGTGTGGCCGAAGGCCTCCGGCGGCAGCGCCGGCCCCGCGGAGCAGCCCGGCGAGCTCGCGAGCTGCCAGCCGAGCCCCCGGACTTGGCCTCCGTCAGCTCCCGCCGTGGCCGCGATGGCGAGAGATATCTCTCGTGGCTGCAATAGTTGACTGACCGACCCGAGGTACTGGCTGGCGAGGCGATGGACCCCGGCGGCGGTCCCGAACAGGCCCGCGTTGCCGGCCACGCCCGACTGAAACCGGGCATTGCCGTCGTCCGGGAGGGCGGTCCCGACCGGCGGGATCGTCGAGGGGTCCAGGCTGCGCGCCGCGCACAGCCGCCGCTCGACCTCGGGCGCGGCCGCGCCGCCGGCAAGCCGGTGCGCCTCCGGGTCGGGGTGGAAGCCGATCGCACCGGCGAGACCGAGGGGGCCCACGACCCGCTCGCCGAACGCGACGTCGAGCGGCTGCCCCAGCACCCGCTCCAGCATCAGCCCGAGCAGGATGAAGCCGAGGCAGCTGTAGACCACGCGCTCTCCCGGCGGGGCGGCGAGCTCGATCGAGACCACCGCCTCCGCCACCCGCTCCGGCCCGGCGGCGAGCGCATAGAGCGGCGCCCACGCCGGCAGCCCCGACTCGTGGGCGAGCAGCTGGCGCACGGTCGCGCTTGCGATCGGACGGCCCGCGGCCGCGCCGATGGTCTCCCCCACCGTGCTCGACAGGGCGAGCGTTCCCTCGCGCAGGGCGAGCAGCGCCAGCGTCCCGGTCACCAGCGGCTTGCTCAGCGAGGCGAGGTCGTACCACGTGTCCCCGTCAGCCGGCTCGGGGTGCGGCACCAGGCGCCGGTGGCCGGCGGCGGCAATGCGGGGATCGCTGCCGGCGACGCCCCACGCCGCCACCGCGCCCGGCGAGACGCCGGCACGGACGGCGCGCTGCAGCAGGTCTTCGACGGCCGAGCAGCGCGGCCTCAATCGCCCCTCCGTGTCCGGTGCGAGTCGCCATCCCGCAGCGGGGTCGGACGGCGGTCGTCATCGATGTTGACGTAGGTGATCTCGGCCTTGGTCACTGGCACCACCTCGCGCCGGTCCCGGTGGCGGGCCGCCTCGACCGCCACCCGCACGGTGACCGAGGTGCGGCCGGTGCGCACGTGCTCGGTGTAGAAGGACACCAGGTCGCCGATGTAGACCGGCTCGTGGAACACGACCTCCTTCATCGCCACCGTGACCACCCGGCTGGCGCCGTGCAGCTTCGCCTCCTCGGCGCCGGCCTGGTCGATGTAGGACAGGATCACGCCGCCGAAGATGGTGCCCGACGGGTTCGCGTCGCGCGGGAACATCATCACCCGGATCGCCGGCACTCGCTCGCTGTGGTCCATCGACACCCCCTCGCCCTCCGTCGTTGCAGTATACCGACGGCCGCTGCACGACCTCGCCAAGTCCCGTTCCCGATCCCGTTCCCGTCCCCGTTCCCGAGACGCCGCCCGGCTCTCGGCTTTGCCAAACAGCATCCGGCGCCGCCCTCGGATCGAGCATCGCCCGCGCCGGCAGCTCATCAACACTGAGGCCGCGGTCCGGTATCGTGGAACTGATGTGGCTGCCCGAGATCGTCCGCCGCGCTCCCGCCGCGCCGCTCGTGCTGCGGTGGATCGCTGCCGCGAACGAGGTGCCGGCCGAGGCCAACCCGACCGTCGCCAACGAGATCCGGCGTTTCGGCGCACGCCTGCTCGACGCTGATCCCGGCCGTTGGCAGCTCCTGCTGCCCTGGCAGACCCTGGTCTACGGCCTTGTCGGCCGTGAGGTCGACGAGCAGGTGACCGTGGAGATCCTCGACGACGCAGAGTCCCGCGAGCTGCGCGTGACGTGCCTGCCGGTCGAGACCCACGCCGCCCATGCGGCCGGCGCCGGCGGCGTGGCGCTGATCGCGATCGCGGTCTGGCTGATCGGCGGCTGGAGCGGCGGCCTGCTGCCTTGCCTCGCGGCTCTCCTCGCCGGCGGCCTGTGGGCCGACTTCACCCGCGCCGTGGCCATGCAGCGGCTCGAGCAGCGGCTGCGGGACCTCGCCGAGGCCGCTGGGCTGGCGTTGTGGCCGGACGCCCCGGCCCAGCTCCTGCCCCCTCCAACCCGCCCGAGGATTTAGCTCGCCTTTCTCACCGCCCTCCTGGGTCGAGGTGAAGGTGACCGGCAGGCGGTTCCACAGGAGGCCGATGAGAAACGCGGGCCGTGGGGAGAAGCAAGCCAGGTATGCAGGCTCTCCGCAGGATCCGCCCCCCGGCGCCGGATTGTCGTTGACTTCTTCCGCCGCGAAAGCGGGCCTGCGACCAACAGCACGGCAGCCATCTTGGCTGCCTTCCATCCTGGCTGCCTTCTGAGTTAGCCATCTGGGTTGCATGCAGGCTGGAAGCCTGCGCTACAACAACCCAGGATCAGTCGGCGGGGGCGGGCTCCTCTTCGGAGGCGACCAGCTCCTCGGGGTCGGGGAGGTCCTCGGGCCGGTCGAGCCCGAAGTGGACCAGGAACTCCTTGGTGGTGCGGTAGAGGAACGGCTTGCCGACCACCTTCTTGCGGCCGGCGACCCGGACCAGCGAGCGGTCGAGCAGGGTGCGCACCACCGCGCTCGAGTTGGCGCCGCGGATGAAGTTGATCTCCGGCACCGTCACCGGCTGCCGGTGGGCGACGATCGCCAGCACCTCGAGAGCCGCCTGCGACAGCCGCTGCCGGGCGGCGACGCCGTGGAACGCGCGCAGGTAGGGATCGAGCTCGGGCGGCGTGACGCAGCGCCAGCCGCCGGCCGCGCGCTCGAACCGGACCCCGCTGTCCGCGCGGTCCCACGAAACGGCAATTGCCTCGACCGCCGAGTTGAACTCCTCCGCCGTGACCCCGTCCTCGGCCAGCGCCTCGACCACCGCCTCGGTGGTGACCGGCCCCCGCGCCGTGAGCAGGATCGCCTCGATCAGGGCGCCCAGCAGCTCACGCTCCATCGCCGGCCTCCTCGCGATCGAGGCGCGCCAGGCGCTCGAGGTCGAGCTCGAGCGGCCCCGGCCGCAGGTAGATCTCGGCGAACTGCCGGCCCTGCTCGGCGCACACCGCGCCCAGCCGCACCAGCTCCAGCGTGGCCACGAACAGCGCCACCACCTCGTCGACGTCGGGCCGCCGGTGGAGGTCGCGGAGCAGCGCCAGCAGGCCCTCCCCCCGCACCCGTTCGTAGATCTCGCGCATCTTGTCGTGGACCCGGAAGCGCAGCGGCATGAGCTGCAGCGGCGGCGGGTGGGCGACCGCGAACCGCTCCATGACCTCCAGGTAGGCCTTGGCGAGCAGGCGAAGGTCGACCTCCTCCCAGTCGAGCTCGGTCTCGCCGGGCGGAAGCTCCGCGTCGAAGCCGGGAGTCCACAGGCAGCGGCGGACGACGTCCTTCTCGTAGAGGATCGCGGCCAGCTCCTTGACCCGGCGGTACTCGAGCAGCCGCTCGACGAGCTCCTGGCGCGGGTCCTCCTGCTCGTCCTCGTGGCGGGGCAGCAGCAGCCTGGACTTCAGCGCGAGCAGCCAGGACGCCATCCACAGGAACTCGCCGGCGACCTCCAGGTCGAGCTCGTGCATCGCCTCGAGGTGGGCGTGGAACTGGTCGCAGATGGTCGCGATCGGGATGTCGTAGATCGAGACCTCGTTCTGACGGATGAGGTGGAGCAGCAGGTCGAGCGGCCCCGAGAAAACGCCCAGCTCCACCGGCGGTCCGGTCGCCTCGTCGACGAGCAGCTGCTCCTCGTTCACGCGCGTCAGTATAACCGGGCGGACGTCGAGCGCCTCCGGATCCGCGCCCGCTTCCGGATGCCTGTTCGTTCCCGCTCCCGTTCCCGTTCCCGACTGTCCTCGCAAGGGCCACGCAGTATGCCGGCGGCGAGCGGGAATCAGATCATCAGCGGGCGGTACTTCGGTGCCTCGAGCTTCACCCCTGGAGCGACCAGCAGCGCGCCGATCTCGGCCCGCCGGACCCAGCGCCCGAGGTCCCCGAGCTCGAGGGTCTCGATCGACGCGGCGAGGGCCGCCAGCTGCGACGCCGCCTGCTCCTTCGCGGCCGCCCCCGCCCCGGCCGCGAGCCGGCGCTGCAGCTGTGGCCGCACGGCGGCGCCGGCGCGACGGCGAAAGTCCTCCCTCCCCTCCCCGATCTCCGAGACGAGCCCGATCTCCGGGATCCTGTAGAAGCTCAGCGCGCGGCCGGCGAGCGCCTGCCGAAGCTCCCCCTCAAGGCGATCCCCCTCCAGCGCCGGCCCGCCGGCGAGCGCACGCAGCGGGTGTCGCGTCAGGTCGACCTCGCGCCACGCCGCCTCACCGGGCCCCCGGACCAGGTGGAGGTGGCCGCAGCGAACCACCTCCCACGGCTCGAGCGCGACCGACAGCCACAGCCCGGCGTGATCGCAGCGCCGGAGCCCGGGCGCGCCGCCGTCGGCCTCGCCCGGCGCGAGCAGCAGCGGAGGGTGGAACGCGACCTTCACCGACCCCATGCTACACTCGGCCGCCGCGCGACAGGAGGACCACCGGTGGAGATCTGGGACGGCCAGATGGGCCTTTTTGACGACAATCCGAGGCGCGAGGTCGGCACCGGCCACAAGGTGGTCGTGTTCGACGTCGAGACCCAGCGCTCCTTCGAGGAGGTCGGCGGTCGCGGCCAGCTCCACAAGCTCGGGGTGTCGGCGGCGGTCGCCTACCGGTACGACACCGACGAGTTCCTGGAGGTGACCGAGGAGGACGTCGGCCGCCTGATCGACCTCCTGCTCGAGGCCGACCTGGTGGTCGGCTACAACATCCTCGGCTTCGACTACGAGGTGCTGCGCCCCTACACCGACCGCGACCTGCAGCGGCTGCCGTCGGTCGACCTGATGCGCGACCTCGAGGCGAGGCTGGGCTTCCGGCCCAAGCTCGACAGCGTGGTCGTGCCGACCCTCGGCGAGAGCAAGAGCGCCGACGGGCTGCAGGCGCTCGAGTGGTGGCGGCGCGGCGAGGTCGACAAGATCATGGCCTACTGCCGCGACGACGTCCGGGTGACGCGCGACCTCTACGACTACGGCAAGCGCAACCGTTGCGTGCTGGTCGCCCGCTTCGGCGGCACCCCGCGCCGGGTCGAGGTCGACTGGTAGGGCTCCCCTCCCCCGCGCGCGCCGGCGCCGGTCGGCGACGACGGCGCGCCCCCGCATCCACAGATCAGAGGCTCTGCTCGACCGCCGGCGGTGGCGCCGGGTGGCTGGACCAGTCGATCTGCGAGCCGCGGAAGCTGTGCGGGATCAGGAACACGCCCATCATCACCAGCCAGCCGACGATGACCGCGCCGCGCAGCGGCCGGTTGCGCAGCGCCAGCAGGGTCGCCGGCAGCCAGGCCAGCGTCGCCAGCGCGGTCTTGTTGTCGGTCAGGTCGGTGCCCACCGGCCAGCCGGTCCACCAGGCGTCGAACGCGTACTTCTGCACCGCCGGGCCGAGGAACAGACCGCCGACCACCAGCAGCACCATCGTCGCCAGCACCAGGCCGCGCGGACGCGGGCGGTGCGGCCGGAACTCCTCGAGCAGCGAGCGGGTGGCGAGCATCATCGCCGCGAACATCGCCAGGATGTGGGGGATCAGGACCCAGGCCGGGACATCGCTCCGGAAGCGGGCGACCACCGCCTCGCCCGCCGGAATGGCCACTTCCTGACCGTCGGCTTCGAGCACCACCCGGTACTCGACCTTGCCGGCCGGCGGCTGGTGCGGGATCACCGCCTCGAGCGCGCCCTCCCCGGTCCTCGCCATCGCCAGCTCCTGCCACGGCTCGTCGGTCGGGTACCGGCGCCACTCGACGACGCCCCGCACGTCCTCGCCGACGCCCGCGATCCGCACCTGCAACCCGCCCTCGCCGCCGTGGGTCCGCAGCAGCCGGTAGCCGAGCTCCTGCCCGTGCAGCTCGACGCTGCCGCGGCTGGGATAGGTCGGGCCGGTCATGCGCTGGAAGGCGCCGAGCGCCACCGCCAGCACGAACGCCAGGGCCCACAGCAGGACCGAAACCGCGCGCGCAGCCACCGCCCCCTCCCGTCAGCGGCGGACGACCGCGCGCACCATCTCCTCGATGACGCCCGGCTCGATCTCCTCGAGCTCGTAGGTGACGTTGGCGATCGGCTTGTTGACCGACAGGATCCGCCGCAGCTCGATCGGGGTGCCCTCCACGACCACGTCCGCCGGGGTGGCGTTGATGGTCGCCTCGAGGTCCCGGATCTGCTCGTCGCCGTAGCCCATGGCCGGCAGGATCTTGGCCGCGTTGGGGTACTTGGCGTAGGTCGCGGCAATCGAGCCGACCGCGTACGGCCTGGCGTCGACGATCTCCGCGGCCCCGGCCTGCCGGGCGGCGAACCAGCCGGCGCCGAAGGTCATCCCGCCGTGGGTCAGGGTCGGACCGTCCTCGACCACCAGGGCGCGCTTGCCCGCGATCAGCTCCGGCTGCTCGACCTTGATCACCGAGCGGGTCTTGATGATCCGCGCGCCCGGGTTCGCGGCGCGGCAGTTGTCCAGCACCAGCTCGACCTTGACCGGGTCGGCGGTGTCGACCTTGTTGACGATCAGCAGGTGGGACATGTGCAGGTTGGTCTCACCGGGATAGTAGGTCAGCTCGTGGCCGGGACGGTGGGGATCGACCAGCGTCATGTGCAGGTCGGACCTGTAAAACGGGGTGTCGTTGTTGCCGCCGTCCCACAGGATGACGTCGGCCTCCTTCTCGGCCTCGCGCAGGATCCGCTCGTAGTCGACGCCGGCATAGACCACGAACCCGTTGTCGATGTGCGGCTCGTACTCCTCGCGCTCCTCGATCGTGCACTGGTGGCGGTCCAGGTCCTCGTAGTTCTCGAAGCGCTGGCACGCCTGCTTGGCGAGGTCTCCGTACGGCATCGGGTGGCGGATTGCGACGACCTTCTTGCCCATCGCCTTGAGGATCCGCGAGACGTAGCGCGTGGTCTGCGACTTGCCGACGCCGGTGCGCACCGCGGTCACGGCGATCACCGGCTTGGTCGACGGGATCATCGTCTTCACGGCCGAGCAGACGCCGAAGCTGGGGCCCCACCCGATGACGCGGCTGGCGACGTTCATGACGTAGGTGTGGGGGACGTCCGAGTACGAGAACCAGACCTCGTCGACGTCGTGCTCGGTCACGATCTGCCGGAGCTCGCTCTCGGACTGGATCGGGATGCCGTGCGGGTAGAGCGAGCCGGCCAGGGCCGGCGGATAGGTCCTCCCCTCGATGTCCGGGATCTGGGTCGCGGTGAACGCCACGACCTCGTAGTCCTCGTTGTCGCGGAACAGGCAGTTGAAGTTGTGGAAGTCGCGCCCCGCGGCGCCCATGATGACGACCCGTCGCTTGGCCATTGCTGATTCCCCTCGTCGAGGAGCCGAGGGCCCCGGCTCCGCCTCGCCGGGTGAAGCTGAACCGGCGAGCAGGCCGGATTCTACCATCTCACGCCCCGCTGCGAGGCCGGCGGCGCCGGCCGGGCGAAGCGCGTCAGCGGCTCGTGCCTACTTCTTCCCGGGCGCGAGCTTCTTCTGGCCCGGGGCGCGGTAGCGGACCGGCCGCTTGGCGGCACGGTCGAGCTCATCGGCGGTGATCAGCACGACGGTGCTCGCCTCCACGAGGCCGCTCTGGTTCACCGCGAGCGCCAGCGCGGCCGATGCCACGTTGTCGGGAAGATCCGCGATCACGTAGAGATCGCGGCTCCCGAAGCCGTAGTAGAACGACTCCATGCGTCCGCCGAGCGCCTCGATCGCGGCGCCGACCGCTCCCCGGCG is a genomic window containing:
- a CDS encoding GYD domain-containing protein → MPKYMFQASYTPAGVKALVREGGSKRRGAVGAAIEALGGRMESFYYGFGSRDLYVIADLPDNVASAALALAVNQSGLVEASTVVLITADELDRAAKRPVRYRAPGQKKLAPGKK
- a CDS encoding hotdog domain-containing protein, producing MDHSERVPAIRVMMFPRDANPSGTIFGGVILSYIDQAGAEEAKLHGASRVVTVAMKEVVFHEPVYIGDLVSFYTEHVRTGRTSVTVRVAVEAARHRDRREVVPVTKAEITYVNIDDDRRPTPLRDGDSHRTRRGD
- a CDS encoding ribonuclease H-like domain-containing protein, with translation MEIWDGQMGLFDDNPRREVGTGHKVVVFDVETQRSFEEVGGRGQLHKLGVSAAVAYRYDTDEFLEVTEEDVGRLIDLLLEADLVVGYNILGFDYEVLRPYTDRDLQRLPSVDLMRDLEARLGFRPKLDSVVVPTLGESKSADGLQALEWWRRGEVDKIMAYCRDDVRVTRDLYDYGKRNRCVLVARFGGTPRRVEVDW
- a CDS encoding segregation/condensation protein A, which translates into the protein MNEEQLLVDEATGPPVELGVFSGPLDLLLHLIRQNEVSIYDIPIATICDQFHAHLEAMHELDLEVAGEFLWMASWLLALKSRLLLPRHEDEQEDPRQELVERLLEYRRVKELAAILYEKDVVRRCLWTPGFDAELPPGETELDWEEVDLRLLAKAYLEVMERFAVAHPPPLQLMPLRFRVHDKMREIYERVRGEGLLALLRDLHRRPDVDEVVALFVATLELVRLGAVCAEQGRQFAEIYLRPGPLELDLERLARLDREEAGDGA
- a CDS encoding cyclic 2,3-diphosphoglycerate synthase — protein: MAKRRVVIMGAAGRDFHNFNCLFRDNEDYEVVAFTATQIPDIEGRTYPPALAGSLYPHGIPIQSESELRQIVTEHDVDEVWFSYSDVPHTYVMNVASRVIGWGPSFGVCSAVKTMIPSTKPVIAVTAVRTGVGKSQTTRYVSRILKAMGKKVVAIRHPMPYGDLAKQACQRFENYEDLDRHQCTIEEREEYEPHIDNGFVVYAGVDYERILREAEKEADVILWDGGNNDTPFYRSDLHMTLVDPHRPGHELTYYPGETNLHMSHLLIVNKVDTADPVKVELVLDNCRAANPGARIIKTRSVIKVEQPELIAGKRALVVEDGPTLTHGGMTFGAGWFAARQAGAAEIVDARPYAVGSIAATYAKYPNAAKILPAMGYGDEQIRDLEATINATPADVVVEGTPIELRRILSVNKPIANVTYELEEIEPGVIEEMVRAVVRR
- a CDS encoding serine hydrolase domain-containing protein produces the protein MRPRCSAVEDLLQRAVRAGVSPGAVAAWGVAGSDPRIAAAGHRRLVPHPEPADGDTWYDLASLSKPLVTGTLALLALREGTLALSSTVGETIGAAAGRPIASATVRQLLAHESGLPAWAPLYALAAGPERVAEAVVSIELAAPPGERVVYSCLGFILLGLMLERVLGQPLDVAFGERVVGPLGLAGAIGFHPDPEAHRLAGGAAAPEVERRLCAARSLDPSTIPPVGTALPDDGNARFQSGVAGNAGLFGTAAGVHRLASQYLGSVSQLLQPREISLAIAATAGADGGQVRGLGWQLASSPGCSAGPALPPEAFGHTGFTGSSVWVDPRRRSVLVLLANRHHPGHQPVDLHPLRRRFHSLALADLAPPRS
- the scpB gene encoding SMC-Scp complex subunit ScpB is translated as MERELLGALIEAILLTARGPVTTEAVVEALAEDGVTAEEFNSAVEAIAVSWDRADSGVRFERAAGGWRCVTPPELDPYLRAFHGVAARQRLSQAALEVLAIVAHRQPVTVPEINFIRGANSSAVVRTLLDRSLVRVAGRKKVVGKPFLYRTTKEFLVHFGLDRPEDLPDPEELVASEEEPAPAD